The DNA region GTGGACGGTTCCCCACTCGTGCCGATCACGTCCTACGGGGCGCACGTCCGGTCGGCACGCGTCGCGTCCGGGCAGTGTCGGCTCGCCTGCGACGTCGCGTCCGAAGCCGACGCCCGGGCGCTCCTCGAACACCTTCGGGAGGCGTTCCCGAAGACGAACCTGCTCGCGAAGCGCGAATCGAACCGATCGATCGAAACGATGGAGCGGTTCCCGGACGACGGTCTCGACGACCTCACCGACCGCCAGCGCGAGACGCTCGAGATCGCCTACCGAGCCGGCTACTTCGACTGGCCGCGCGAGAGCACCGCCGAGGAGGTCGCCGCGTCGATGGGGATCGCCGCGCCGACGCTGCATCGCCACCTCCGGAGGGCACACGACAAGCTCCTCGCCGAGTTCTTCGAGGAGCACCGATGAGCGGCGGACGGCAGCGCGACGCTCGATTCGGGGCGTCAGGACCGGCCCACTCCCTGTGAAACGCCGGTTCGAACGCTCGATCGACGCTTCGCTCCGATCGGCGGTGTATGACGGAACAGTCAGTTCGACCCGTTCGCGGATCGCGTGTCGTCCCCGTCGTCGATCTCCTCGACGGCGCTCTCGACACCGTCGGTCGCGTCGGTCTCGTCCGCGGTCGAGATCCGAACCGGCTCGTCGTCGCGCTCCTCGGCTTTCGGGATCCGGACTTCGAGCGTGCCGGTGCTCGTCAGCGTCGCGGTCGCGGCCTCGGGATCGACCACCGCGCCGTCGGGGAGGGCGGCCCGGCCGTCGAGCGCGAGCCCGCGGCCCGGCGCGCGCATCTCGAAGCCCTCGTGATGATCGCGGACGCGATCGAGCCGGACGTGGACTGCGTCCTCGGCAAAGCGAACCTGAACGTCCTCCGAACTCGCGGCGGGCGCGTCGAACACCACGAGGTAGGCGTCGTCGCTCTCCAGGACGTCGGTCGGGAGCGGGCGGCGCTCCTGGGTGC from Halococcus agarilyticus includes:
- a CDS encoding Hsp20/alpha crystallin family protein, whose translation is MIRDVGESVGNAVLDGMGRIAGRTQERRPLPTDVLESDDAYLVVFDAPAASSEDVQVRFAEDAVHVRLDRVRDHHEGFEMRAPGRGLALDGRAALPDGAVVDPEAATATLTSTGTLEVRIPKAEERDDEPVRISTADETDATDGVESAVEEIDDGDDTRSANGSN